A window of the Scandinavium goeteborgense genome harbors these coding sequences:
- a CDS encoding metal/formaldehyde-sensitive transcriptional repressor has product MPHSPEDKKRALTRVRRIRGQVDALERALESGDPCLNILQQIAAVRGAANGLMGEMIEMHLKDELVTGETTADQRAARMAEVGHLLRSYLK; this is encoded by the coding sequence ATGCCGCATTCACCTGAAGATAAAAAGCGCGCTCTGACGCGCGTGCGTCGTATCCGAGGGCAGGTCGATGCGCTTGAGCGGGCGCTGGAGTCCGGCGATCCGTGCCTGAACATCCTGCAACAGATTGCAGCCGTACGCGGGGCCGCCAACGGCCTGATGGGTGAAATGATTGAAATGCATCTTAAAGACGAGCTGGTGACCGGCGAAACCACTGCCGACCAGCGTGCTGCGCGGATGGCGGAAGTCGGTCATCTGCTACGATCGTATTTAAAATAA
- a CDS encoding S-(hydroxymethyl)glutathione dehydrogenase/class III alcohol dehydrogenase — protein MKSRAAVAFGPGQPLKIVEIDVAPPKKGEVLVKITHTGVCHTDAFTLSGEDPEGVFPAVLGHEGGGVVVEVGEGVTSLKPGDHVIPLYTAECRECKFCKSGKTNLCQAVRATQGKGLMPDGTTRFSYNGEPIYHYMGTSTFSEYTVVAEISLAKVNPQAPLDKVCLLGCGVTTGIGAVHNTAKVKEGDTVAVFGLGGIGLAVIQGAVQAKAGRIIAVDTNPEKFKLAGEMGATDFINPNDSDKPVQDVIVELTDGGVDFSFECIGNVNVMRAALECCHKGWGESVIIGVAGAGQEIKTRPFQLVTGRVWRGSAFGGVKGRTQLPGMVEDAMVGKINLDPFITHRMPLDQINEAFDLMHEGKSIRTVIHFGDN, from the coding sequence ATGAAATCACGTGCTGCAGTTGCGTTTGGCCCAGGCCAGCCGCTGAAAATTGTCGAAATTGACGTGGCGCCGCCGAAGAAGGGCGAAGTGCTGGTCAAAATCACCCATACCGGCGTGTGCCACACCGATGCGTTCACGCTGTCCGGTGAGGATCCGGAAGGCGTCTTCCCGGCGGTGCTCGGGCATGAAGGCGGCGGCGTAGTGGTTGAAGTCGGTGAGGGCGTCACCAGTCTGAAGCCGGGCGACCACGTCATCCCGCTGTACACCGCCGAGTGTCGCGAGTGTAAGTTCTGTAAATCCGGCAAAACCAACCTGTGCCAGGCGGTCCGCGCCACGCAGGGTAAAGGCCTGATGCCTGACGGCACCACCCGTTTCTCCTACAACGGCGAGCCGATTTACCACTACATGGGCACCAGCACCTTCAGTGAATACACGGTCGTGGCTGAAATCTCCCTGGCAAAAGTAAACCCACAGGCGCCACTGGATAAAGTGTGTCTGCTGGGCTGTGGCGTGACCACCGGTATCGGCGCGGTACACAACACGGCGAAAGTGAAAGAAGGCGACACTGTGGCGGTATTTGGCCTCGGCGGTATCGGTCTGGCGGTCATTCAGGGCGCGGTTCAGGCGAAGGCCGGGCGCATCATCGCCGTCGACACCAACCCGGAGAAATTCAAACTGGCCGGTGAAATGGGCGCGACCGATTTCATCAACCCGAATGACAGCGACAAGCCGGTGCAGGACGTTATCGTCGAACTGACCGACGGCGGCGTGGACTTCAGCTTCGAATGCATCGGCAACGTGAACGTGATGCGTGCGGCGCTGGAATGCTGCCACAAAGGCTGGGGCGAAAGCGTGATTATCGGCGTGGCGGGTGCTGGTCAGGAAATCAAAACCCGTCCGTTCCAGCTGGTGACCGGTCGCGTGTGGCGCGGTTCGGCGTTTGGCGGCGTGAAAGGGCGCACCCAGCTGCCTGGCATGGTCGAAGATGCGATGGTCGGTAAAATCAACCTCGACCCGTTCATCACCCACCGTATGCCGCTGGATCAGATCAACGAAGCGTTTGATTTGATGCACGAAGGCAAATCAATCCGCACCGTTATCCATTTCGGCGACAACTGA
- a CDS encoding SDR family oxidoreductase: MGPYRTYLITGATRGIGRALSDKLSKQGHLVVGIARNDDTSFPGTLYTADLSSADETNLILMKIAENHEVHGIVNNIGVALPQQLGGIDIQTFQHVMDINVRVAVQITQALIGNMKSRGWGRIVNVCSRAIYGAIDRTAYSAAKSALVGCTRTWALELAQFGITSNAIAPGPIETELFHKTRPVGSEAEQRVLSTIPMGRLGSPTEVASAIAFLLSPEASFITGVVLPVDGGGSLGGR, encoded by the coding sequence ATGGGGCCATATCGCACTTATCTAATCACTGGTGCAACACGAGGGATAGGAAGAGCTCTCAGTGATAAATTATCAAAACAGGGTCATCTGGTTGTCGGCATTGCTCGTAATGACGATACCAGCTTCCCTGGCACTTTATATACGGCCGATCTGAGTAGCGCTGATGAAACAAATTTAATTCTAATGAAAATTGCCGAAAATCACGAAGTTCACGGCATAGTGAATAATATTGGTGTAGCCTTACCTCAACAACTTGGAGGTATTGATATTCAAACGTTCCAACATGTCATGGATATAAACGTACGCGTGGCAGTTCAAATTACACAAGCACTCATCGGCAACATGAAGAGCAGAGGCTGGGGAAGAATTGTTAATGTATGCAGCCGTGCCATTTACGGTGCGATTGACCGAACAGCTTACTCAGCAGCAAAAAGTGCTCTGGTAGGTTGTACACGGACTTGGGCATTAGAGCTTGCTCAATTCGGGATCACCTCAAATGCGATTGCACCTGGGCCAATAGAGACAGAGCTTTTTCATAAAACACGACCCGTTGGAAGTGAAGCAGAACAACGTGTTTTATCGACAATCCCAATGGGCAGACTTGGTTCTCCTACTGAAGTGGCTTCAGCAATAGCCTTTCTTTTATCACCAGAAGCGAGTTTTATTACTGGCGTGGTGCTGCCTGTTGATGGTGGAGGAAGCTTGGGAGGACGTTAG
- a CDS encoding alpha/beta fold hydrolase, producing MSLKPRTIVLIPGFMLNEMLWHEFETYLPSNCIVHHVSVTEGRTIHDVVQHLITLLPEKFSLIGFSMGGCIARQLAAEFPERVESLVLIASSLREDTPLEAEAKRKSMQSLSPTTFKGLSSHAIAQSLHPLNTSNQDMISAIQKMGCSLGFEAFITQSSLSRQGIPSATICCPTLVIASEDDAIRSMKEAEELVEAIPYASLRIIRDCGHMIPLEQPRELARTIVEWIPAT from the coding sequence ATGAGTTTAAAGCCGCGTACAATCGTTTTAATTCCCGGGTTTATGCTGAATGAAATGCTTTGGCATGAATTTGAAACATACCTACCGTCAAACTGTATTGTTCATCATGTATCTGTAACTGAAGGACGAACCATTCATGATGTAGTGCAGCATCTGATTACCCTTCTGCCTGAGAAGTTTTCTTTGATAGGTTTTTCGATGGGAGGGTGTATTGCCCGACAACTGGCAGCAGAATTCCCTGAACGTGTAGAGTCCTTAGTGCTTATTGCCAGTTCCTTACGGGAAGATACGCCGTTAGAGGCTGAGGCAAAGCGGAAAAGCATGCAGTCATTGTCCCCCACAACGTTTAAGGGGCTAAGCAGCCATGCTATTGCCCAGTCACTCCACCCTCTAAACACATCAAATCAGGATATGATTTCAGCTATCCAGAAAATGGGATGCTCTCTGGGATTTGAAGCCTTCATCACGCAATCATCCTTATCCAGGCAAGGTATACCTTCTGCAACGATATGTTGTCCAACTCTGGTTATCGCCAGTGAAGATGATGCCATCCGTTCGATGAAGGAGGCAGAAGAGTTGGTCGAAGCCATACCTTATGCATCGTTAAGAATCATTCGAGATTGCGGCCATATGATTCCGCTCGAACAGCCCAGGGAGTTGGCAAGAACAATTGTTGAATGGATCCCGGCTACGTAA
- the uspE gene encoding universal stress protein UspE has translation MAKYQNMLVAIDPNQDDQPALRRAVYLHQRIGGSIKAFLPIYDFSYEMTTLLSPDERTAMRQGVISQRTAWIREQAKFYLDAGVPIEIKVVWHNRPFEAIIQEIMSNGHDLLLKMAHQHDKLEAVIFTPTDWHLLRKCPCPVWMVKDQPWPEGGKAIVAVNLASEEEYHNALNDKLVRETLQLAEQINHTEVHLVGAYPVTPINIAIELPDFDPSVYNDAIRGQHLLAMKSLRQRYSISEEMTHVEKGLPEEVIPDLAEHLQAGIVVLGTVGRTGLSAAFLGNTAEQVIDHLRCDLLALKPDQYQTPVELDDEDDD, from the coding sequence ATGGCAAAGTATCAAAATATGCTGGTAGCCATCGATCCTAACCAGGACGATCAACCCGCATTACGGCGCGCTGTTTACCTTCATCAACGGATTGGTGGATCGATTAAAGCCTTTTTGCCGATCTATGATTTTTCCTACGAGATGACCACCCTTCTGTCGCCTGACGAGCGCACCGCTATGCGTCAGGGCGTCATCAGCCAGCGGACCGCGTGGATCCGCGAGCAGGCAAAATTTTACCTGGATGCCGGCGTACCGATTGAAATTAAGGTCGTCTGGCATAACCGTCCTTTTGAAGCCATCATTCAGGAAATCATGAGCAACGGGCACGATTTGTTGCTTAAAATGGCGCATCAGCACGACAAACTGGAAGCGGTGATTTTCACCCCAACCGACTGGCATCTGCTGAGAAAATGTCCATGTCCGGTTTGGATGGTGAAAGATCAGCCGTGGCCGGAAGGCGGCAAGGCGATTGTGGCGGTCAATCTCGCCAGCGAAGAGGAATATCATAACGCCCTCAACGATAAGCTGGTGCGTGAAACCCTCCAGCTCGCCGAACAGATTAACCACACCGAAGTGCATCTGGTGGGCGCGTATCCGGTTACCCCGATCAACATTGCCATCGAACTGCCTGATTTTGACCCGAGCGTGTATAACGACGCGATTCGTGGCCAACATCTGTTGGCAATGAAGTCGTTACGTCAGAGATACAGTATTTCGGAAGAGATGACCCACGTCGAAAAAGGCCTGCCGGAAGAAGTTATCCCCGATTTGGCGGAGCATTTACAGGCGGGAATTGTGGTGCTCGGCACCGTAGGTCGCACTGGGCTGTCTGCGGCATTCCTCGGCAATACAGCGGAACAGGTGATTGACCATCTGCGCTGTGATTTGCTGGCGCTGAAACCGGATCAGTATCAGACCCCGGTCGAACTGGACGATGAAGACGACGATTAA
- the lysM gene encoding peptidoglycan-binding protein LysM, whose amino-acid sequence MGLISFVKEAGEKILEAVTGTAHAADQNELLKEHLKKNGLQDADKIDVKVEDGKAVVTGEGLSQEAKEKILIAVGNVAGIAGVEDNVTVKDTATESQYYTVKSGDTLSGISKQVYGDANQYNKIFDANKPMLKSPDKIYPGQVLRVPK is encoded by the coding sequence ATGGGTTTAATCAGTTTCGTGAAAGAAGCAGGTGAAAAGATACTCGAGGCGGTCACCGGTACGGCACATGCCGCGGATCAAAATGAACTGCTTAAAGAGCACCTTAAGAAGAACGGCTTACAGGATGCCGATAAAATTGATGTGAAGGTTGAAGACGGTAAGGCTGTTGTTACCGGCGAAGGTTTAAGTCAGGAAGCAAAAGAAAAAATCCTGATTGCGGTCGGTAACGTGGCAGGGATTGCAGGTGTAGAAGATAACGTTACGGTAAAAGATACTGCTACAGAAAGTCAGTACTACACGGTGAAATCCGGCGACACCCTGAGTGGCATCTCTAAACAAGTTTATGGTGATGCTAATCAGTACAACAAAATATTTGATGCCAATAAGCCTATGCTGAAAAGCCCCGATAAAATCTATCCTGGTCAGGTTCTTAGGGTCCCTAAATAA
- a CDS encoding YdiH family protein: MDIELNPKQLAVEFLRRDTSPLTPAQYLKRVKQLELEFADLMALSSLELKEEIDYAWRMGIH; this comes from the coding sequence ATGGATATCGAATTAAACCCTAAGCAGCTGGCCGTCGAATTTCTGCGTCGCGATACAAGCCCGTTAACCCCTGCGCAATATCTGAAACGCGTTAAACAGCTGGAGCTGGAGTTTGCCGACCTGATGGCGCTTTCCTCCCTCGAACTGAAAGAAGAGATCGACTACGCCTGGCGCATGGGTATCCATTGA
- a CDS encoding MFS transporter: MNRTETLQAVSPAAEIPAARKLRKVLLATGVGHFVEWFDFGLYGTLAAIIGMQFFHADSPGVALLSSFAVFGAGFIMRPLGGLYFGSLGDRVGRQKVLATVILLTSGATFVMGLLPTFHQIGVTATVLLVMTRLVQGFAAGGESSGATTYLAEYAPNDRRGYFTCWIDNFGFMAFVAGSGLVFILTASLGETAMNDWGWRIPFLVAGPLGWVGLYLRQHLEDSPEFKAVVQSGKTESKPLRAAVTKAWGALLFCVGFVVLKAVGHWTLQTFMPGYLSTELHFSKLNAYAITTIGLFGIAVLVPFMGWLSDKYGRKPLMLAGCAGFILFSYPAMMVMAQGNMLSAVLAMLLLGAFIAAFDGACSAAMAELFPTSVRYGGLSIAYNFAVAFFGGITPWFSVWLIGATGDRFSPAYYVMGAALITFLTVLKAKETAGKPLKR, translated from the coding sequence ATGAACAGAACAGAAACACTGCAGGCGGTATCGCCCGCCGCTGAGATCCCAGCGGCGCGTAAGCTGCGCAAGGTGCTGCTCGCCACCGGTGTGGGGCATTTTGTTGAATGGTTCGATTTCGGATTGTACGGCACGCTGGCGGCGATTATCGGTATGCAGTTTTTCCACGCTGACAGCCCTGGCGTGGCGCTGTTGTCATCGTTCGCGGTGTTTGGTGCCGGGTTTATCATGCGTCCGTTGGGTGGGCTGTATTTCGGCTCATTGGGCGACCGGGTGGGGCGACAGAAGGTGCTGGCGACGGTCATTTTGCTCACTTCTGGCGCGACGTTTGTTATGGGCTTGTTGCCCACGTTCCATCAGATTGGTGTCACGGCGACGGTGCTATTGGTGATGACCCGTTTGGTTCAGGGGTTTGCTGCTGGCGGTGAAAGCTCAGGCGCCACCACCTATCTGGCGGAATACGCTCCGAACGATCGGCGCGGCTATTTTACCTGCTGGATAGACAACTTTGGCTTTATGGCTTTTGTTGCCGGTTCGGGGCTGGTGTTTATTCTCACGGCGTCGTTGGGCGAAACCGCGATGAACGACTGGGGCTGGCGGATCCCGTTCCTGGTGGCCGGGCCGCTCGGCTGGGTGGGGCTGTATCTGCGCCAGCATCTGGAAGATTCACCGGAATTTAAGGCCGTAGTGCAAAGCGGTAAAACCGAAAGCAAACCGTTGCGGGCTGCGGTGACGAAAGCCTGGGGGGCGCTGCTGTTTTGTGTAGGATTCGTGGTGCTCAAAGCGGTCGGGCACTGGACGCTGCAAACCTTTATGCCGGGTTATCTCTCCACCGAACTGCATTTCTCAAAGCTCAACGCTTACGCCATTACCACCATTGGCCTGTTTGGCATCGCGGTTCTGGTGCCGTTTATGGGTTGGCTGTCGGATAAATATGGCCGCAAGCCGCTGATGCTGGCCGGATGCGCCGGGTTTATTCTGTTCAGCTACCCGGCGATGATGGTGATGGCGCAGGGGAATATGCTGTCGGCGGTGCTGGCGATGTTGCTACTGGGGGCGTTTATTGCCGCGTTTGACGGGGCGTGCAGTGCGGCTATGGCTGAGTTGTTCCCGACCAGCGTGCGCTACGGCGGCTTATCTATCGCCTATAACTTTGCGGTGGCGTTCTTTGGCGGTATTACTCCGTGGTTTTCGGTATGGCTGATTGGGGCCACCGGCGATCGGTTTTCACCGGCGTACTACGTGATGGGCGCGGCCTTAATCACCTTCCTCACGGTGCTAAAAGCCAAAGAAACCGCAGGAAAACCGCTTAAAAGGTGA
- the uraH gene encoding hydroxyisourate hydrolase, whose product MNKLFGLALLSTSLLAPVAYSAPMGTLSVHILNQQTGIPSKDVDVTLEKQQPTGWDKLAQGKTDNDGRIKSLYPQDQDMQPGVYRVTFKTGDYFKRENLSSFFPEVPVLFTVTKTNEKLHIPLLLSQYGYSTYKGS is encoded by the coding sequence ATGAACAAACTCTTTGGGCTGGCTCTGTTATCCACCTCGCTTCTCGCACCTGTCGCGTATAGTGCGCCGATGGGCACGCTCAGTGTCCACATCCTGAATCAGCAAACGGGGATTCCGTCGAAGGATGTGGATGTTACTCTGGAAAAGCAGCAGCCAACAGGTTGGGACAAACTTGCTCAGGGGAAAACGGATAATGATGGGCGTATAAAGTCCCTTTATCCTCAGGACCAGGACATGCAGCCCGGGGTTTATCGGGTGACGTTCAAAACGGGGGATTATTTTAAGCGCGAGAACTTATCGTCGTTTTTCCCGGAAGTCCCGGTGCTGTTTACCGTGACCAAAACCAACGAAAAACTGCATATCCCTCTGTTACTGAGTCAGTACGGATACTCGACGTATAAGGGCAGTTGA
- a CDS encoding glucose/quinate/shikimate family membrane-bound PQQ-dependent dehydrogenase, with protein MATGSSPRGLPRILQWLLVVLMVVIGLAVGGLGAKLASVGGSWYFVIAGIVMLISAWLIAKNRRSGIVLYTVLFIASIVWAISDAGWEFWPLFSRLFTFGVLALLAILLWPFLGQQTATHKAPAFGIAAVLVVILLASAGGMFRPQTLVTADEPVPVKPVAPGEAQKNWEHWGNTTHGDRFAALDQINKQNVSQLQVAWTAHTGDIPLSNGSGAEDQNTPLQVGDTLFVCTPYSKVLALDVDSGKEKWRYDSKATAPNWQRCRGLGYYDQAAATPAANAAPVADSQPAACPRRLFLPTTDARLIAINADTGKVCEDFGTHGVVDLSVGMGEIKPGYYQQTSTPLVAGNVVVVGGRVADNFSTGEPPGVVRAYDVHTGKLAWAWDPGNPNLTGVPPEGTTYTRGTPNVWSAMSYDAKLNLIYLPTGNATPDFFGGHRTALDDKYSSSIVAVDATTGQVRWHYQTTHHDLWDFDLPSQPLLYDLPDGKGGTTPVLVQTSKQGMIFMLNRATGKPVAKVEERPVPAGDIKGERYSPTQPYSVGMPMIGNQTLKESDMWGATPIDLLLCRIQFKEMRHQGVFTPPGLDRSLQFPGSLGGMNWGSVSVDPNNSLMFVNDMRLGLANYMVPRANVAKNASGIEMGIVPMDGTPFGAMRERFLSPLGIPCQKPPFGTMSAVDLKSGKVVWQVPVGTVEDTGPLGIRMHLPIPIGMPTLGASLSTQSGLLFFAGTQDFYLRAFDTANGKEIWKSRLPVGSQSGPMTYVSPKTGKQYIIINAGGARQSPDRGDYIIAYALPDKQ; from the coding sequence ATGGCAACTGGCAGTTCGCCACGCGGATTACCTCGGATCCTGCAGTGGCTTTTAGTGGTGCTGATGGTCGTGATCGGCCTCGCCGTGGGTGGCCTCGGGGCCAAACTCGCGAGCGTCGGCGGGAGCTGGTACTTCGTCATCGCCGGTATCGTGATGCTGATTTCAGCCTGGCTTATCGCTAAAAACCGTCGCAGCGGGATTGTGCTTTATACAGTGTTGTTCATCGCCTCGATTGTCTGGGCGATCAGCGATGCAGGCTGGGAATTCTGGCCGCTGTTCTCACGCCTGTTCACCTTCGGCGTGCTGGCGCTGCTGGCTATCCTGCTCTGGCCCTTCCTCGGCCAACAAACCGCCACGCATAAAGCCCCGGCCTTTGGCATTGCCGCGGTACTGGTCGTTATTTTACTGGCCAGCGCAGGCGGCATGTTCCGCCCGCAAACGCTGGTCACCGCCGACGAACCGGTTCCGGTGAAACCCGTCGCACCGGGCGAAGCGCAAAAAAACTGGGAGCACTGGGGCAATACCACCCACGGCGACCGTTTTGCCGCACTTGATCAAATCAATAAGCAAAACGTCAGCCAGCTGCAAGTCGCGTGGACCGCACATACCGGCGACATTCCGCTGAGCAATGGTTCCGGCGCGGAAGACCAGAATACGCCGCTGCAAGTGGGCGACACGCTGTTCGTCTGCACGCCTTACAGCAAAGTGCTGGCGCTGGACGTCGATTCCGGCAAAGAGAAGTGGCGCTATGATTCAAAAGCCACTGCGCCAAACTGGCAGCGCTGCCGTGGTCTCGGCTATTACGATCAGGCCGCTGCAACGCCTGCGGCTAATGCAGCGCCTGTGGCAGATTCGCAGCCTGCGGCCTGCCCGCGTCGTCTGTTCCTGCCGACCACCGATGCCCGTCTGATTGCCATTAATGCCGACACCGGCAAAGTGTGTGAAGACTTTGGCACCCACGGCGTGGTGGATTTGAGCGTTGGCATGGGCGAAATCAAGCCTGGCTACTACCAGCAAACCTCGACCCCTCTGGTGGCCGGAAATGTAGTGGTGGTCGGCGGCCGCGTCGCGGATAACTTCTCGACGGGTGAACCGCCGGGTGTGGTCCGCGCGTATGACGTTCATACGGGCAAACTGGCGTGGGCGTGGGATCCGGGCAACCCAAACCTGACTGGCGTTCCGCCAGAAGGCACAACCTATACCCGCGGTACGCCGAACGTCTGGTCAGCAATGTCGTATGACGCGAAGCTGAACCTGATTTATCTGCCAACCGGCAACGCAACGCCTGACTTCTTCGGCGGTCATCGCACGGCGTTGGACGACAAATACAGCTCATCTATCGTCGCCGTTGACGCAACCACCGGTCAGGTGCGCTGGCATTATCAAACCACCCATCACGATCTGTGGGACTTTGACCTGCCCTCGCAGCCGCTGCTGTACGATTTACCGGATGGCAAAGGCGGCACGACGCCGGTGCTGGTGCAAACCTCCAAACAGGGCATGATCTTTATGCTCAATCGTGCGACCGGTAAACCTGTCGCCAAGGTGGAAGAGCGTCCGGTTCCTGCGGGCGACATCAAAGGTGAACGTTATTCCCCGACGCAGCCGTACTCTGTGGGAATGCCGATGATCGGCAATCAAACCCTGAAAGAGTCCGACATGTGGGGCGCGACGCCAATCGACCTGCTACTGTGCCGCATTCAGTTTAAAGAGATGCGTCATCAGGGCGTGTTCACTCCACCAGGCCTCGACCGCTCCCTGCAGTTCCCGGGCTCGCTCGGCGGCATGAACTGGGGCAGCGTGTCGGTTGACCCGAATAACAGCCTGATGTTCGTGAACGATATGCGTCTGGGTCTGGCGAACTATATGGTTCCGCGCGCCAACGTGGCGAAGAACGCCAGCGGTATCGAGATGGGTATTGTGCCAATGGACGGTACGCCGTTCGGCGCGATGCGTGAACGCTTCCTGTCTCCGCTCGGCATTCCGTGTCAGAAACCCCCGTTTGGCACAATGTCCGCCGTTGACCTGAAAAGTGGCAAAGTGGTGTGGCAGGTTCCGGTCGGTACGGTAGAAGACACCGGTCCGCTGGGCATCCGTATGCACTTGCCAATCCCAATCGGGATGCCGACGCTGGGCGCTTCGCTGTCGACACAGTCGGGTCTGCTGTTCTTCGCGGGCACGCAAGATTTCTACCTGCGCGCGTTCGATACCGCGAACGGGAAAGAAATCTGGAAATCCCGTCTGCCGGTGGGCAGCCAGTCCGGCCCGATGACTTACGTGTCACCGAAAACCGGGAAGCAGTACATCATCATTAACGCGGGCGGTGCTCGTCAGTCTCCGGACCGTGGCGATTACATCATTGCCTACGCGCTGCCGGACAAGCAGTAA
- a CDS encoding methyl-accepting chemotaxis protein codes for MDKSAAGQKSQTVSFLHHIRLVPLFSSILGGILLLFALSSGLAGYFLLQADTDQNDVTQELEVRMGLSNSSNHLRTARINLIHAGAASRIAEMDEMKRNISEADLRIKQSQEGFKQYVNREVKTPADEALDGEINARYNAYIDGMKPMLKYAKNGMFEAIINHENEHARLLDSAYNEVLLKAIKIRSDRARHLSESAHHRTQLGLAFMVGAFALALVLTLLTFVALRRTVINPLRRALHRIEQIADGNLTLAEEATGRSEIGKLSHDLQKMQHALSQTVGTVRQGVEEIYRGTSEISAGNTDLSSRTEQQAAAIEETAASMEQLTATVKQNADNAHHATKLAEDASGKATRGGQIVSGVVSTMGNISSSSKKISEITAVINSIAFQTNILALNAAVEAARAGEQGRGFAVVASEVRTLASRSAQAAKEIEGLISESVTLIERGSGEVVAAGSTMSEIVDAVKRVTDIMLEIAAASDEQSRGILQVSQAITEMDNVTQQNASLVEEASAAAGSLEEQAARLTEAVGAFRLQHAGAVRQPKPTSAPTYVPQRPALASGDNWETF; via the coding sequence ATGGACAAATCAGCCGCAGGGCAAAAGTCGCAAACAGTCAGTTTCTTACATCACATCCGTCTCGTTCCACTGTTCTCCTCCATTCTGGGCGGCATCCTGCTGCTGTTCGCATTAAGCTCGGGCCTGGCGGGGTATTTCCTGTTGCAGGCAGATACCGACCAGAACGACGTCACGCAAGAGTTAGAAGTCCGAATGGGGCTGTCAAACAGTTCAAACCACCTGCGTACCGCGCGTATCAACTTGATCCACGCCGGGGCCGCCAGCCGTATTGCTGAAATGGATGAGATGAAGCGCAATATCTCCGAGGCTGATCTGCGCATCAAACAGTCGCAGGAAGGGTTCAAGCAGTACGTGAACCGAGAAGTGAAAACCCCTGCGGACGAAGCGCTGGATGGCGAAATCAACGCCCGTTACAACGCCTATATCGACGGCATGAAGCCGATGCTGAAATATGCTAAAAACGGCATGTTTGAGGCGATCATCAATCATGAAAACGAGCATGCTCGCCTGCTGGATTCGGCCTATAACGAGGTGCTGCTGAAAGCGATTAAAATTCGCAGCGACCGCGCGCGGCATCTTTCTGAATCGGCGCATCACCGCACCCAGCTCGGCCTGGCCTTTATGGTGGGTGCCTTTGCGCTGGCGCTGGTGTTGACGCTGCTGACCTTTGTTGCGCTGCGTCGCACCGTCATCAATCCCCTTCGCCGTGCGCTGCATCGCATCGAGCAAATTGCCGATGGCAATTTAACCCTGGCGGAAGAAGCCACCGGGCGCAGTGAAATCGGCAAGCTGAGCCACGATTTGCAGAAGATGCAGCACGCGCTGTCGCAAACCGTCGGCACCGTACGTCAGGGAGTCGAAGAAATTTACCGCGGCACCAGCGAAATTTCGGCGGGCAATACCGATCTATCGTCCCGCACCGAACAGCAGGCGGCGGCGATTGAAGAAACGGCTGCCAGCATGGAACAGCTGACCGCAACGGTGAAACAGAACGCCGACAACGCGCATCATGCCACCAAACTGGCGGAAGACGCGTCCGGGAAAGCCACCCGCGGCGGGCAGATTGTGTCGGGCGTCGTGTCGACGATGGGTAACATCTCCAGTAGCTCGAAGAAAATTTCAGAAATTACCGCCGTGATTAACAGCATCGCGTTCCAGACCAATATTCTGGCGCTCAACGCGGCGGTAGAAGCGGCGCGCGCCGGGGAACAAGGGCGTGGATTTGCCGTGGTCGCCAGCGAAGTGCGGACCCTGGCGAGCCGCAGCGCGCAGGCGGCGAAAGAGATTGAAGGGTTGATCAGCGAGTCCGTAACGCTGATTGAACGCGGCTCTGGCGAAGTGGTTGCGGCGGGGAGCACCATGAGCGAAATCGTTGATGCGGTGAAGCGCGTAACCGACATCATGCTGGAAATTGCCGCGGCATCAGACGAACAGAGTCGCGGTATTTTGCAGGTCAGCCAGGCGATCACCGAAATGGATAACGTCACCCAGCAGAACGCCTCGCTGGTGGAAGAAGCGTCTGCGGCGGCAGGATCGCTGGAAGAGCAGGCCGCGCGTCTGACCGAAGCCGTGGGCGCATTCCGCTTGCAGCACGCGGGTGCAGTTCGCCAGCCGAAACCGACTTCCGCCCCAACCTATGTTCCACAGCGTCCAGCACTGGCAAGCGGGGATAACTGGGAAACCTTTTGA